From the Lolium rigidum isolate FL_2022 chromosome 2, APGP_CSIRO_Lrig_0.1, whole genome shotgun sequence genome, one window contains:
- the LOC124689649 gene encoding BTB/POZ and MATH domain-containing protein 3-like, which translates to MAFAGVSLIVDGKLCDLTSSPFDAGVDSGYHLLVVQGYSRTKDTTPNGEFISSRPFLVGGHRWIVKYYPNGEDDDYDNEEFMLLILESDDDVGGHEGVSQGVKFQYELSFIDEPELQVPTIIRRDNKYDIDDDICYKKFMSNHALERSRHLKNDSFAIRCDIVVIKADNNTKEHPRKKRKNNTEQQSARTSTTDPVLIQLPPSDMQSHFSNLLFTKEGADITFEVGGKKFAAHRIVLAARSTVFKAQLFGAIDEGATAPSVLKINDIEANVFSTLLTFIYTDAVAWFILMEENEGDIEEGDYTEDNGAEGDNSENNGAEEEEKGGDMEDNVPKEEEGDNTVNNGAEEEEKGEVTHVLNLLEAAVHYDLQKLKIICEETLARYYLTIDSVADIIVVAERRGYCWLKDVCLEYIKSHTSVHKVFTADLLDQIIRTTRLSGLKELFSKFRTS; encoded by the coding sequence ATGGCTTTCGCTGGCGTGTCCCTCATCGTCGATGGTAAGTTGTGCGACCTCACCTCGTCGCCCTTCGACGCTGGCGTCGACAGCGGATACCACTTGCTCGTGGTCCAAGGATACTCCCGTACCAAAGACACAACACCAAACGGGGAGTTCATCTCGTCTCGTCCTTTCCTGGTTGGTGGCCATCGCTGGATTGTCAAGTACTACCCAAATGGTGAGGATGACGATTATGACAATGAGGAGTTTATGTTGCTTATACTTGAGAGTGACGACGATGTGGGAGGACATGAAGGTGTCAGCCAGGGCGTCAAGTTTCAGTATGAGTTAAGTTTCATTGATGAACCAGAGTTGCAGGTGCCAACGATCATACGTCGGGATAACAAATATGACATCGATGATGATATTTGCTACAAAAAGTTCATGTCAAACCACGCTCTGGAAAGATCGAGACACCTTAAGAACGATAGCTTCGCCATCCGATGCGACATTGTTGTCATCAAGGCAGATAACAACACTAAGGAGCATCCccgcaaaaaaaggaaaaacaacacTGAGCAGCAGTCCGCCCGTACCAGTACCACGGATCCCGTGTTGATCCAATTGCCGCCTTCTGACATGCAAAGCCATTTCAGCAACCTTCTCTTCACAAAGGAGGGTGCCGACATTACGTTTGAGGTTGGTGGCAAGAAGTTCGCGGCGCACAGGATTGTGCTTGCAGCCCGATCTACAGTCTTCAAGGCACAGCTATTCGGGGCCATTGATGAGGGCGCTACTGCGCCAAGTGTCCTCAAGATAAATGACATCGAAGCAAACGTCTTTAGTACGTTGCTTACCTTCATCTACACCGACGCAGTTGCATGGTTTATCCTAATGGAGGAGAATGAAGGAGATATAGAGGAAGGAGACTACACTGaggacaatggagcagaaggagacAACAGTGAGAACAATGGagcggaagaagaagagaaaggagGCGACATGGAGGACAATGTACcaaaagaagaggaaggagacaACACTGTGAACAatggagcagaagaagaagagaaaggagAGGTCACTCATGTGCTAAATTTGCTTGAAGCTGCGGTCCATTATGATCTCCAAAAGCTGAAGATAATCTGTGAAGAGACATTGGCCAGGTATTACCTAACCATAGACAGCGTGGCAGACATTATTGTGGTGGCTGAGCGGAGGGGATACTGCTGGTTGAAGGATGTGTGCTTGGAGTACATCAAATCCCACACCAGCGTGCACAAGGTATTCACCGCTGATTTGTTGGACCAGATCATCAGAACCACCAGACTCTCCGGCCTGAAGGAGCTCTTCTCCAAGTTTCGTACTTCCTAA